The following coding sequences lie in one Gorilla gorilla gorilla isolate KB3781 chromosome 5, NHGRI_mGorGor1-v2.1_pri, whole genome shotgun sequence genomic window:
- the CCN6 gene encoding cellular communication network factor 6 isoform X1 → MNKRRLLYPSGWLHGPSDMQGLLFSTLLLAGLAQFCCRVQGTGPLDTTPEGRPGEVSDAPQRKQFCHWPCKCPHQKPRCPPGVSLVRDGCGCCKICAKQPGEICNEADLCDPHKGLYCDYSVDRPRYETGVCAYLVAVGCEFNQVHYHNGQVFQPNPLFSCLCVSGAIGCTPLFIPKLAGSHCSGAKGGKKSDQSNCSLEPLLQQLSTSYKTMPDVCQASNLLPALRSLNCCLPSRNLPLIWKKKCLVQATKWTPCSRTCGMGISNRVTNENSNCEMRKEKRLCYIQPCDSNILKTIKIPKGKTCQPTFQLSKAEKFVFSGCSSTQSYKPTFCGICLDKRCCIPNKSKMITIQFDCPNDGSFKWKMLWITSCVCQRNCREPGDIFSELKIL, encoded by the exons TTCTGCTGCAGGGTACAGGGCACTGGACCATTAGATACAACACCCGAAGGAAGGCCTGGAGAAGTGTCAGATGCACCTCAGCGTAAACAGTTTTGTCACTGGCCCTGCAAATGCCCTCATCAGAAGCCCCGTTGCCCTCCTGGAGTGAGCCTGGTGAGAGATGGCTGTGGATGCTGTAAAATCTGTGCCAAGCAACCAGGGGAAATCTGCAATGAAGCTGACCTCTGTGACCCACACAAAGGGCTGTATTGTGACTACTCAGTAGACAGGCCTAGGTACGAGACCGGAGTGTGTGCAT acCTTGTAGCTGTTGGGTGCGAGTTCAACCAGGTACATTATCATAATGGCCAAGTGTTTCAGCCCAACCCCTTGTTTAGCTGCCTCTGTGTGAGTGGGGCCATTGGATGCACACCTCTGTTCATACCAAAGCTGGCTGGCAGTCACTGCTCTGGAGCTAAAGGTGGAAAGAAGTCTGATCAGTCAAACTGTAGCCTGGAACCATTACTACAGCAGCTTTCAACAAGCTACAAAACAATGCCAG ATGTGTGCCAAGCTTCTAATCTGCTTCCTGCATTGAGGTCTTTAAACTGTTGTCTACCTTCCAG AAATCTCccacttatttggaaaaaaaaatgtcttgtgCAAGCAACAAAATGGACTCCCTGCTCCAGAACATGTGGGATGGGAATATCTAACAGGGTGACCAATGAAAACAGCAACtgtgaaatgagaaaagagaaaagactgtGTTACATTCAGCCTTGCGACAGCAATATATTAAAGACAATAAAG ATTCCCAAAGGAAAAACATGCCAACCTACTTTCCAACTCTCCAAAGCTGaaaaatttgtcttttctggaTGCTCAAGTACTCAGAGTTacaaacccactttttgtggaatatgcttGGATAAGAGATGCTGTATCCCTAATAAGTCTAAAATGATTACTATTCAATTTGATTGCCCAAATGATGGGTCATTTAAATGGAAGATGCTGTGGATTACATCTTGTGTATGTCAGAGAAACTGCAGAGAACCTGGAGATATATTTTCTGAGCTCAAGATTCTGTAA
- the CCN6 gene encoding cellular communication network factor 6 isoform X2, producing MNKRRLLYPSGWLHGPSDMQGLLFSTLLLAGLAQFCCRVQGTGPLDTTPEGRPGEVSDAPQRKQFCHWPCKCPHQKPRCPPGVSLVRDGCGCCKICAKQPGEICNEADLCDPHKGLYCDYSVDRPRYETGVCAYLVAVGCEFNQVHYHNGQVFQPNPLFSCLCVSGAIGCTPLFIPKLAGSHCSGAKGGKKSDQSNCSLEPLLQQLSTSYKTMPAYRNLPLIWKKKCLVQATKWTPCSRTCGMGISNRVTNENSNCEMRKEKRLCYIQPCDSNILKTIKIPKGKTCQPTFQLSKAEKFVFSGCSSTQSYKPTFCGICLDKRCCIPNKSKMITIQFDCPNDGSFKWKMLWITSCVCQRNCREPGDIFSELKIL from the exons TTCTGCTGCAGGGTACAGGGCACTGGACCATTAGATACAACACCCGAAGGAAGGCCTGGAGAAGTGTCAGATGCACCTCAGCGTAAACAGTTTTGTCACTGGCCCTGCAAATGCCCTCATCAGAAGCCCCGTTGCCCTCCTGGAGTGAGCCTGGTGAGAGATGGCTGTGGATGCTGTAAAATCTGTGCCAAGCAACCAGGGGAAATCTGCAATGAAGCTGACCTCTGTGACCCACACAAAGGGCTGTATTGTGACTACTCAGTAGACAGGCCTAGGTACGAGACCGGAGTGTGTGCAT acCTTGTAGCTGTTGGGTGCGAGTTCAACCAGGTACATTATCATAATGGCCAAGTGTTTCAGCCCAACCCCTTGTTTAGCTGCCTCTGTGTGAGTGGGGCCATTGGATGCACACCTCTGTTCATACCAAAGCTGGCTGGCAGTCACTGCTCTGGAGCTAAAGGTGGAAAGAAGTCTGATCAGTCAAACTGTAGCCTGGAACCATTACTACAGCAGCTTTCAACAAGCTACAAAACAATGCCAG CTTATAGAAATCTCccacttatttggaaaaaaaaatgtcttgtgCAAGCAACAAAATGGACTCCCTGCTCCAGAACATGTGGGATGGGAATATCTAACAGGGTGACCAATGAAAACAGCAACtgtgaaatgagaaaagagaaaagactgtGTTACATTCAGCCTTGCGACAGCAATATATTAAAGACAATAAAG ATTCCCAAAGGAAAAACATGCCAACCTACTTTCCAACTCTCCAAAGCTGaaaaatttgtcttttctggaTGCTCAAGTACTCAGAGTTacaaacccactttttgtggaatatgcttGGATAAGAGATGCTGTATCCCTAATAAGTCTAAAATGATTACTATTCAATTTGATTGCCCAAATGATGGGTCATTTAAATGGAAGATGCTGTGGATTACATCTTGTGTATGTCAGAGAAACTGCAGAGAACCTGGAGATATATTTTCTGAGCTCAAGATTCTGTAA